The Punica granatum isolate Tunisia-2019 chromosome 4, ASM765513v2, whole genome shotgun sequence genome has a window encoding:
- the LOC116205973 gene encoding uncharacterized oxidoreductase At4g09670 has protein sequence MSPTVIKFGILGCAEIARKVSRAITLAPNATIYAVASRSLDKATKFAAENSFPPETKLYGSYDALLEDPAVDAVYVPLPTSLHIHWAVVAARKGKHILLEKPVALNVAEFDVIVKACVENGVQLMDGTMWMHHPRTAKMREFVSDKGRFGDVKAMHTTFTFAGTANFLTNDIRVKPDLDGLGALGDAGWYCIRSILWGADYELPEIVTALPGPVFNEAGVIFSCGASLRWKDGKIATFHCSFLSHLTMDITAIGTKGTLHVHDFIIPFQEKEASFSLASESWFNDLVTGWVPKPSEHLVRTELPQEALMVKEFSSLVDAIKTKGSKPEMKWPTISRKTQLVLDSVKLSIEQGFVAIEVHE, from the exons ATGTCGCCGACAGTCATCAAATTCGGCATCCTCGGCTGCGCCGAGATTGCCCGGAAGGTGTCGCGGGCGATTACCCTCGCCCCAAACGCCACCATCTACGCCGTCGCCAGCCGCTCCCTCGACAAGGCCACCAAGTTCGCAGCCGAAAACTCCTTCCCCCCGGAGACGAAGCTCTACGGCTCCTACGATGCCCTCCTCGAGGACCCCGCGGTGGACGCCGTCTACGTCCCCCTCCCCACCAGCCTCCATATCCACTGGGCGGTCGTGGCCGCCCGGAAGGGCAAGCACATCCTCCTCGAGAAGCCCGTGGCCCTGAACGTGGCCGAGTTCGATGTAATCGTGAAGGCCTGCGTCGAGAATGGAGTGCAGCTGATGGATGGCACCATGTGGATGCATCATCCTAGGACCGCCAAGATGAGGGAGTTCGTCTCCGATAAGGGGCGATTCGGAGACGTTAAGGCG ATGCACACGACCTTCACCTTTGCTGGCACTGCCAATTTCCTCACGAATGATATTCGAGTCAAGCCCGATCTGGACGGGCTCGGTGCCCTTGGGGATGCGGGCTGGTACTGTATTCGGTCTATCCTCTGGGGAGCTGATTATGAGCTGCCGGAGATCGTAACTGCTCTCCCAGGGCCTGTCTTCAATGAGGCTGGGGTAATCTTCTCCTGCGGAGCCTCCCTACGCTGGAAAGACGGGAAGATTGCAACCTTTCACTGCTCTTTCCTGTCCCATCTCACAATGGACATAACCGCCATTGGAACAAAGGGAACTCTTCATGTCCATGACTTTATCATCCCCTTCCAGGAGAAGGAGGCTTCCTTCTCCTTGGCCTCTGAATCGTGGTTCAATGACCTCGTGACTGGTTGGGTTCCGAAGCCGAGTGAGCATTTGGTGAGGACGGAGCTCCCCCAGGAAGCCCTCATGGTGAAGGAGTTCTCGAGCCTGGTAGATGCTATAAAAACGAAGGGCTCCAAGCCTGAGATGAAATGGCCGACCATCAGTCGGAAGACCCAGTTGGTGCTCGACTCAGTGAAGCTGTCGATTGAGCAAGGCTTTGTGGCTATCGAGGTCCATGAGTGA
- the LOC116203267 gene encoding uncharacterized oxidoreductase At4g09670-like, whose amino-acid sequence MAERSDPIIKFGILGCNSVARLCRAISSAPSATLHAIAGHSLDEATSCALGNGFTAKLYGSYEELLGDREVEAVYVPLPTSLHARWAAEAARRGKHVLVEKPPALDAEALGEIIAACEGSGVQYMDATMWMHHPRTAAMKGFLSDEEAFGQLKEMHATFTFNASPNFLENDVRVKPDLDALGALGDAGWYCIRSILWATDYKLPKTVTALPGIVFNEAGVIMSCGASLHFEDDLVSTFRCSFLSHLTMDIIANGSKGSLHVYDYALPFQETQASYYTNSRAWFLGGLAGWGPAPVEHTVTTDLPQVVLMVEEFCRLVRGIKRDGLKPEAKWPAISMKTQLVLDKVKLSIERGYVPVEVLDG is encoded by the exons ATGGCTGAGAGAAGTGATCCCATCATCAAATTCGGCATCCTCGGCTGCAACAGCGTAGCCCGGCTTTGCCGGGCCATATCCTCAGCCCCGTCTGCCACCCTCCACGCCATAGCCGGCCACTCCCTCGACGAGGCCACCAGCTGTGCCCTAGGCAACGGCTTCaccgccaagctgtacggctCTTACGAGGAGCTGCTTGGCGACCGGGAGGTGGAGGCGGTGTACGTGCCGCTGCCCACAAGCCTCCACGCTCGGTGGGCGGCGGAGGCGGCAAGGAGGGGCAAGCACGTGCTGGTGGAGAAACCGCCGGCGCTGGACGCAGAGGCGCTGGGCGAGATAATCGCGGCGTGCGAGGGGAGCGGGGTGCAGTACATGGACGCCACCATGTGGATGCACCACCCCAGGACGGCGGCCATGAAGGGATTCCTTTCCGACGAGGAGGCCTTTGGGCAGCTCAAGGAG ATGCACGCCACTTTCACATTCAATGCTAGTCCCAATTTCTTGGAGAACGATGTTCGTGTCAAGCCAGACCTCGACGCTCTCGGTGCCCTCGGGGATGCAGGGTGGTATTGCATCCGATCGATCCTCTGGGCCACAGACTACAAGCTGCCCAAGACCGTGACTGCCCTGCCAGGGATCGTCTTCAATGAAGCCGGGGTGATAATGTCTTGCGGGGCATCCCTACATTTTGAAGATGACTTAGTATCGACATTTCGATGCTCTTTCTTGTCTCACTTGACGATGGACATAATTGCTAATGGATCAAAGGGAAGCTTGCATGTCTATGACTACGCCCTTCCGTTCCAGGAGACCCAGGCCTCTTACTATACAAACTCGAGAGCCTGGTTCCTCGGCGGGCTAGCAGGATGGGGCCCTGCACCAGTCGAGCACACAGTGACCACGGACCTTCCACAGGTTGTGCTCATGGTGGAAGAGTTCTGTAGACTCGTACGAGGAATCAAGAGAGATGGTCTGAAACCCGAAGCGAAGTGGCCCGCTATAAGTATGAAGACACAGCTAGTACTTGATAAGG
- the LOC116205811 gene encoding cytochrome P450 78A7-like: protein MDSTMSSSVDTTWLVFVLPAILETNSMFNSFFVLFCIFMMTLSIGLVTRAVTAGGPAWKNGRNHFGKVPIPRPRGLPFFGSLFSTSHGLAHRTLAHMASSRAATQLMAFSLGSTPVVVASEPHMAREILTSPNFADRPLKQSAKSLLFGRAIGFAPNGTYWRLLRRISSAHLFAPKRIAAHEPGRQLDCAFMLDAIAKEQSAHVVVVLRKHLQAAALNNIMGTVFGKRYNFSCSNSEVEELRQIVREGFELLGAFNWSDHLPWLNYFCDPFQIKKRCSALVPRVRKFVIGIIKEHRLKRLPGNNLSDSSDFVDVLLSLGGEEKLSENDMVAVLWEMIFRGTDTIALLTEWIMAELVLNPYVQTKLRQELDSVVGSMLFKDAEVAKLPYLRAVVKETLRMHPPGPLLSWARLSTSDVQLSNGMVVPANTTAMVNMWAITHDPNLWEDPLVFRPERFLTSSGGVDIDVRGVDLRLAPFGAGRRSCPGKNLGLVTVSLWVAKLVHHFKWVQDEARPVDLSEVLKLSCEMKTPLAAIAVPRILSA, encoded by the exons ATGGACTCGACCATGAGCAGCTCTGTCGATACGACTTGGTTGGTTTTTGTGCTCCCGGCCATTTTGGAGACGAATAGCATGTTCAACAGTTTCTTCGTTCTATTCTGCATTTTCATGATGACTTTGTCCATTGGGCTTGTGACTCGGGCTGTTACTGCCGGAGGTCCGGCTTGGAAAAATGGCCGAAACCACTTTGGGAAGGTCCCCATTCCTAGGCCTCGGGGCCTGCCCTTCTTCGGGAGCCTCTTCAGCACGAGCCATGGGCTGGCTCACCGAACTCTAGCTCACATGGCCAGTTCCAGAGCCGCCACCCAGCTCATGGCCTTTAGCCTGGGCTCCACCCCAGTTGTTGTGGCCTCAGAGCCCCATATGGCTCGTGAAATCTTGACCTCTCCGAACTTTGCTGACCGTCCACTCAAGCAGTCTGCTAAGAGCCTCCTGTTTGGGCGAGCCATCGGGTTTGCTCCCAATGGGACCTATTGGCGGCTCTTGAGGAGGATCTCGTCTGCTCATCTTTTTGCACCAAAACGCATTGCAGCCCATGAACCGGGTCGCCAGCTGGACTGTGCATTCATGCTGGATGCCATTGCGAAAGAGCAGTCCGCTCATGTGGTTGTGGTCCTCAGAAAGCATCTCCAAGCTGCCGCACTTAACAACATAATGGGAACTGTATTTGGCAAAAG GTACAACTTTTCATGCTCCAACAGTGAAGTTGAGGAGCTGCGCCAGATTGTAAGGGAAGGTTTCGAGCTCTTGGGCGCCTTCAATTGGTCGGATCATTTGCCGTGGTTGAACTACTTTTGCGACCCTTTCCAGATCAAGAAACGTTGCTCGGCTCTCGTACCAAGAGTTAGAAAATTTGTCATTGGCATTATCAAAGAACACCGGCTCAAGCGGCTCCCAGGGAACAATCTTTCCGACAGCTCGGACTTTGTGGATGTTTTGCTCTCTTTGGGAGGTGAAGAGAAGCTATCTGAAAATGATATGGTCGCGGTCTTATGG GAAATGATCTTTCGTGGTACTGATACGATTGCGCTATTAACTGAGTGGATCATGGCAGAGTTGGTTCTGAATCCTTACGTGCAGACTAAACTTAGACAAGAACTTGATTCCGTCGTAGGATCGATGCTTTTCAAGGACGCTGAGGTGGCAAAATTGCCCTATCTTCGAGCTGTGGTGAAGGAGACCCTGCGCATGCACCCGCCTGGGCCCCTCCTATCATGGGCCAGGCTATCCACCTCAGATGTCCAACTCAGCAATGGCATGGTGGTGCCCGCCAACACCACCGCCATGGTCAACATGTGGGCCATAACCCATGACCCTAACTTGTGGGAGGACCCCCTAGTGTTCAGGCCAGAGCGGTTCTTGACCAGCTCGGGTGGGGTAGACATTGATGTGAGGGGTGTTGACCTGAGGCTTGCGCCATTTGGTGCAGGCCGGAGGTCGTGCCCTGGCAAGAACTTGGGGCTTGTAACCGTCAGTCTGTGGGTGGCCAAGCTGGTGCACCACTTCAAGTGGGTGCAGGACGAGGCTCGGCCTGTCGACCTGAGCGAGGTGCTCAAGCTTTCCTGCGAGATGAAGACTCCTCTTGCTGCTATAGCTGTCCCGAGAATTTTAAGTGCATGA
- the LOC116206444 gene encoding laccase-15-like — translation MKAVIIQYSSALLLFLSILHCHAAVRRYTFVVDEVPYTRLCSTKSIMTINGQFPGPTLHVRQGETIIVDVYNKAKYNITIHWHGVKQPRFPWSDGPEYITQCPIQPGAKFSQKVIFSTEVGTLWWHAHSDWTRATVHGAIVIYPKKGSSYPFKKPDMETPIILGEWWKKPIMEVYHDMLQSGGDPNISDAFLINGQPGDLYPCSKQDTFKLMVEKGKTYLLRLVNAAMQELMFFSVAKHKLTVVGTDGAYTKPLTRDVITISPGQTIDVLLEANQKPDHYYMASRVYASAVGVAYDNTTTTALVEYAGDYTPTSPPPLPALPYYNDTSASVNFTGSLRSLASKKYPVNVPKKITHRFVYTISVNSFPCPQNSCAGSNGGRLAASVNNISFVSPSIDILQAYYQGINGVFGARLPDFPKYIFNFTGDNLPAYLDTPKKGTEVKFLEYNSTVELVFQGTNILAGTDHPMHLHGYSFYVVGWGLGNFDPKKDPANFNLIDPPLQNTIAVPKNGWSAIRFRAKNPGVWFMHCHIERHLSWGMDTAFIVKNGGPPNTHLLPPPPDMPRC, via the exons ATGAAGGCTGTCATCATCCAATATTCCTCAGCGTTACTACTCTTCTTAAGCATCCTCCATTGCCATGCAGCAGTTCGACGATACACATTTGTC GTCGATGAAGTGCCATACACAAGATTGTGCAGCACCAAGAGCATCATGACCATAAATGGGCAGTTCCCAGGACCAACTTTGCACGTGCGTCAGGGCGAAACTATCATCGTCGATGTTTACAATAAGGCCAAGTATAACATCACCATTCACTG GCACGGAGTGAAACAACCGAGGTTTCCCTGGTCGGATGGACCAGAATATATCACCCAATGCCCGATACAACCAGGAGCTAAGTTCAGCCAGAAGGTTATATTCTCCACGGAGGTTGGGACCCTTTGGTGGCACGCTCACAGTGACTGGACACGAGCCACCGTTCACGGTGCGATAGTGATTTATCCTAAGAAAGGATCGAGCTATCCTTTTAAAAAGCCGGACATGGAAACTCCAATAATATTAGGAGAATGGTGGAAGAAACCGATCATGGAGGTTTACCATGACATGCTTCAGTCGGGAGGCGACCCCAACATTTCCGATGCTTTTCTGATCAATGGCCAACCTGGTGATCTTTATCCTTGCTCAAAACAAG atacTTTCAAGTTAATGGTGGAGAAAGGCAAGACGTACTTGCTACGATTAGTCAACGCAGCTATGCAGGAGCTCATGTTCTTCTCCGTCGCGAAACATAAGCTCACGGTTGTCGGGACAGACGGTGCCTACACAAAACCATTGACGAGAGATGTCATCACAATATCTCCGGGTCAGACCATCGATGTACTGTTAGAAGCCAACCAGAAGCCCGACCATTATTACATGGCATCTAGGGTTTATGCCAGTGCTGTCGGTGTAGCGTACGATAACACGACCACCACAGCTCTGGTCGAATATGCCGGAGACTACACTCCGACATCTCCCCCTCCCTTGCCTGCTCTTCCGTACTATAATGACACAAGTGCCTCGGTCAATTTCACCGGCAGCCTTAGAAGTTTAGCGTCCAAAAAGTACCCTGTCAATGTCCCCAAGAAGATAACCCATCGCTTTGTGTACACGATTTCAGTGAACTCCTTCCCATGCCCACAGAATTCATGCGCAGGCTCAAATGGTGGCCGACTCGCTGCGAGCGTCAACAACATAAGCTTCGTGAGCCCATCAATTGACATTCTCCAAGCTTACTACCAAGGGATCAATGGCGTATTCGGGGCCCGCCTCCCAGATTTTCCTAAGTACATTTTCAACTTCACGGGCGATAACCTGCCAGCGTACTTGGATACTCCGAAGAAAGGGACGGAGGTTAAGTTTCTGGAGTACAACTCCACAGTGGAACTTGTCTTTCAGGGAACAAACATACTCGCCGGGACAGATCACCCAATGCACCTCCACGGATACAGCTTCTATGTGGTCGGGTGGGGGCTCGGGAACTTTGACCCGAAGAAGGATCCTGCCAACTTTAACCTCATTGACCCTCCGCTTCAGAACACCATTGCTGTCCCCAAAAATGGGTGGAGTGCAATCAGATTCAGAGCTAAGAATCCAG GAGTGTGGTTCATGCATTGCCACATCGAGAGGCATCTATCATGGGGAATGGACACGGCCTTCATAGTGAAGAATGGAGGGCCACCGAACACACATTTGCTGCCGCCACCACCGGATATGCCACGCTGTTAA